The genome window gtgcccgAGCTGGGGGTGTTGCCTTgacggggggggggctcaggcGAGGCGGAGAACCACGGCTGCTCCTCCAGCGACTCGGACTACGACGAGGACGAGCCCCGCAAGTTTTACGTCCACATCAAGCCCGTGCAGCCCCGGGGGGCCGGCGGCAGCGCCGAGGCCACCGTGGAGCAGCTCAAGGCCACCGTGGGAAACCTCATCCTGCCCCCCGGTGTCGGGGTGAGgctcggggtggggggacacggtggaggggaggggggctaTACCAGGACTAacgcccccccacccccgtgTCTTGCAGGGCACCGTCAAGCGGCAGTCATCCCGtaagtgccccccccccggggctgcggggtcCGGCCGGGCTCCGTGTCccccgtccccgtgtcccctaACGCTGCCCGTCCCCGTCCGTCCCCAGGGCACGTGGCGGCTCTGTCCCCGGCCCCGAGCACTGCTGCCGACCCCGAGGGGACGCTGGTGGCAGGTGAGGCCGtgctggggggccggggggggggtaCGGGGGGGGAAGCGGTAGCTCCGGGTCCCCAAACGCGTCCCGTCTCCATGCAGGTGACAGCACAGGGAGGGGGCGCCCGGCGGTGCAGGCGACCAGGTACGGGGTTGGGGAGGCActggggggaggctggaggTTCCTGAGCCCCCCCTCTAGTTTCTGAGCCCCCCCCCTTCAGgtcctgagcccccccccccccccgcatccCCCCAGCAAAGCCCTGCCGGACACGGTGCCCCCCGCCGCGCTCTTCGGGCCCCCCCTGGAGTCAGCCTTCGAAGCGGAGGATTTCCCGGGTGAGGTTTTGGGGTATGGGGGGGGCCAGGGGGACCCCAACATGTGGGAggcccctcccccccccagcgctCTGACACGGGGGTcttcccgcagccccccgcgcCTACGTCCTgacttcctcctcctcgcccttctcctcctcctccccggaGAACGTGGAGGACTCGGGCTTGGACTCGCCCTCGCACCCcgctcccgtcccctccccggaCTCGAGGCCGTGGACGCCGCAGCCGGGGACGCCGCAGAGCCCCCACCCCAAGCGGGGGGCACAGCCGgacccccccccgccgcggccccgcagccccggggggcgcCTGCCCGAGCTGCCCAGCTTCGCCGTCTTCAGTGGCCCCGGGGTCGAGGGGCTCTGGGAGGAGGACGGGGGGGGGACAGCACCCCGGGGACGGCCCCGCGGCacggcccccccccagcccccctctCCCGACCCTTTCGGGGAGCCCCCACCCTGGctgcggccccgcagcccccctggGGAccggcccccgcagccccgaCCTTCCTCCAACTCGGCctcgtcttcctcctcctccccggccccccccagcAGGGGGGAGTCCTCCAGCCCCTCCCCGTGGAGCTGCCAGGGGTCGGGGACGGGGATGCCCGAGGGGGACACACCGGGGGCCCCCCCTCTGCAGCCTGAGCCAGGTGAGTGAGGGGCTCCAAGGGAGCTTTGCCCTTAGCtctgtccccccccctcccccccaaattATCCTGAtctctgcccccccccaaatcaCCCTTAGCTCTGTCCCCAAATCACCCTTAactctgccccccccccccaatctcCCTTAGCTCTGCCCCCCCAAATCGTGCctgagggctggggctgagccctgccaaACTCACTGCACTGCTGACCCCCCCATGACCACCCCCCGTCATGGATGTCTCTGCCCCTCTGTGCCCCCCCCTTGTGCCCCCCAgacccccgccccgccgccgccgccccccgcgaGGTCCCGCTGGTGGCCCCCCCTCGCCGTTCCCGGACGAAGCGGCCGGCGGCCGGCCCGGCTGCGGGCAGCAACACCGACCTGGTGcgtggggaggtggggggggaaagcggggtttggggggggggggcaggacccccccccccagcccccccgacACCCCCTCTGCCCGCAGTCGCGCTCGCTCAGCCCCTCGCCCTCGTGGAGCTGCGGCCCCTCGCACTCGGCGCCCGCCAGCCTGGGCGAGCGCGGCTTCTTCGCCGTCTGCCAGCCGGCGCTCGGTGGGTCCGGGGGGGGTCCCTATTGaagctggcggggggggggggggggacaggaaTGGGACCTGCTGGGTGCTGATGGGgtccgcacccccccccccccagggatATCGCGGGGCCCAAGCCCCGTGGTGCTGGGCTCGCAGGACGCGCTCCCCGTGGCCACCGCCTTCACCGAGTACGTGCACGCGTACTTCAAGGGGCGCGATGCCGACAGGTACGGGGGCACCAGGATGGgacacaccccccccccccccctttttccccagggtcaggccccccccccccccccccccggctgctggGGCCGGCTGCTGATCCCTGCCTGTCCCCGGCAGCTGCCTGGTGAAGGTGACGGGGGAGCTCACCATGTCCTTCCCCGCCGGCATCGTCCGCGTCTTCAGCGGGGGCATGGCCCCCCCCGTGCTCAGCTTCCGCCTGCTCAACACCGGCGCCATCGAGCAGTTCCTGCCCAACGCCGAGCTGCTCTACAGGTGCGGGGACGCGGTGGCACCGTGGCACAGGCTGGGGAtggatggggggagagcaggcGCACGGGGTGCCGGCGGGTGCGGTGATGGGGAGCTGGTGCCGGGGTGCACAGGGTGCCGGGGGGCCAGCAGGCAGCCTGGAGGGTGGTGAACGTGGTGAAGGGGAGCTGGTTTTGGGGTACAGGGGGTGCCTGGTTCCTTGGGAGGTCCtgggtgcccccagcagccGGTGGGTGCAGCAGTGGGGCGCTGGTGTTGGGGCACGTGGGGTGCTGCGCCCTGGGAGCCGGGGGTGCTGGGTTTCGGGGTGCCCATGTCCCCGGGGTGAGGAGGCGGTGGCGTCCCCATGCTTCTCGCCGCCGTCGCCCCGTCCCCGCAGCGACCCGTCGCAGAGCGACCCCAGCACCAAGGACTTCTGGCTGAACATGGCCGCGCTGACGGGGCACCTGCAGAAGCAGGCGGAGCAGAGCCCGGCCGCGTCCTACTACAACGTGGCTCTGCTCAAGTACCAGGTGAGCCCGGCGCGGGGCGAAGACGGGGGTCCAGCACCCCAACGGCTGGGTCCTGCTACCCCTCCTGAGCCCCCCCCTAACCCCCCGTTttgccccccccctcccccccccccagttctCACGGCTGGGTCCCAGCTCGGCGCCGCTGCGGCTGTGCGTGCGCTGGGACTGCTCGCCGGGCGCCACGCGGGTCAGCGTCGACTACGGCTACAACGCCGGCGCCCTCGCCCTGCCCGTGCCCCTCGCCAACGTCCACGTCCTGCTGCCCCTGGACGAGCCCGTCACCAACGTGCGGCTGCAGCCGGCTGCCAGCTGGTAaagggggggggacggggaccccCGGGGTGGGGAGGACGGGGGGACCCTGGGCTTGGGAAATGGGTGGGGGTGgcggggacgtggggctggtggggacgGAGCTGGGTGGTCGGGGACTTGGGGACGTGTCCCGGCAGGAacctggaggagaagaggctgCTCTGGAAGCTGCTGGATGTCCCCGGAGCGCCggggcagggaggtgaggcTGCGCCCCCTCCCCTGCTTGCAGGGTCTGGATCCATCCCCTTGCTGGGCTGCCCCGGGCTCGTCCCCACCTCTGTGGGCACGCGGACGGGTCCCCCACCTCCTGCGCTGTCCCCCCCAGGCAGCGGACGGCTCTCGGCCAGCTGGGAGCCCCTCTGCGGGCCCAGCAAGCCCAGCCCCGTGGCGGCCCAGTTCAGCAGCGAGGGCAGCACGCTGTCGGGCGTCGAGGTGGAGCTGGCGAGCGCCGGCTACCGCATGTCGCTGGTCAAGAAGAGGTTTGCTACGGGTACGGCTGCCCAGGCCCTATAAGCGCGGGTTCCTTGCCTTGTCTTGCATAGAGGAggtcccttccctgctccccagggtgCACGGGGGTCCCTTCCCTGTCCGCTACAGCTCTGAGGTGCATGGGGTCCTCTCCCCATTCCCTATGGTCCTGGGGTGCATGGGGTCCCTTCTCTGTCCCCTACAGCCCCAGGCTGCACGGGGTCCTTTccccattccctcttgtcctgggGTGCACGGGGTCCCTTCTCTGTCCCCTACAGCCCTGGGGCGCACAGGGTCCCTTCCCCACAGTGCCCAAagtcccctccctgcccccccgAGCTCCGTCCCCCCCTCTCCGGCCGGTGTCCCCCAGCGATGCTCAGCCTGGCGGGCTCGTGCCCCCCCATCCTTGCAGCCTCCCCCTCACTGCCTTTCCCTGCAGGGATCTACCTGGCGGGGTCCTGAGCTGCCTCCCGGTGGAGCCtccgagcccccccccggggcgtCCCCCTTGGTTGTGTGAACTCAAAACACTGGATGGAGGCTGGCGGGGAGGGGGTgcccccctcctcttcctcctcctcctcctcctcctcttcctccccctccccccccccgtggcTGTAACCGCGTCGTCTCCTGCTGCCCGGCGGATGgacccccgccgccccccccccccccatgctgtgaagggagcaggagctgctcttttattaaacactttattttctaatatctGCCTCCCACCTGTGCCACGCCGCGATGCCCATCCCCGGAGCCCCTGGGCTGCTCCtcggggacggggctggggtgCTGAGCCGCCCACCTGGGGGGGGCTCCAGCGCTGGGGAGGAGCCGAGGCTGAGCCTCCTCCccgcacccatgggtgctgctgccccacctg of Cygnus atratus isolate AKBS03 ecotype Queensland, Australia chromosome 26, CAtr_DNAZoo_HiC_assembly, whole genome shotgun sequence contains these proteins:
- the FCHO1 gene encoding LOW QUALITY PROTEIN: F-BAR domain only protein 1 (The sequence of the model RefSeq protein was modified relative to this genomic sequence to represent the inferred CDS: deleted 2 bases in 1 codon), which translates into the protein MSYFAEHFWGEKNHGFDVLYHNMKHAQISTKELADFVRERAAIEENYAKAMVKLSKMATNGTQLGTFAPLWEVFRISSDKLALCHLELMKKLHELIKEISRYGEEQGRVHKKSKEEAAGTLEAVQLLHGVAQLLPKSKESYHSKCQEYERLRKEGTSQKEIDKAELKSRKAGEALRRAVDKYNAARADFEQRMLDSAMRFQEVEEAHLRHMKGLIGSYSHSVEDTHVQIGQVHEEFKQNVENIGTEMLLRRFAESKGTGRERPGVLDFDEYRLAPAQEGPKRSRSKAFRIPGLSRKERERDAGESPDADAACPEVDEDGFSVRPDLPHDILAENHGCSSSDSDYDEDEPRKFYVHIKPVQPRGAGGSAEATVEQLKATVGNLILPPGVGGTVKRQSSRHVAALSPAPSTAADPEGTLVAGEAVGGPGGGYGGGSGSSGSPNASRLHAGDSTGRGRPAVQATSPPPPPHPPSKALPDTVPPAALFGPPLESAFEAEDFPAPRAYVLTSSSSPFSSSSPENVEDSGLDSPSHPAPVPSPDSRPWTPQPGTPQSPHPKRGAQPDPPPPRPRSPGGRLPELPSFAVFSGPGVEGLWEEDGGGTAPRGRPRGTAPPQPPSPDPFGEPPPWLRPRSPPGDRPPQPRPSSNSASSSSSSPAPPSRGESSSPSPWSCQGSGTGMPEGDTPGAPPLQPEPDPRPAAAAPREVPLVAPPRRSRTKRPAAGPAAGSNTDLSRSLSPSPSWSCGPSHSAPASLGERGFFAVCQPALGISRGPSPVVLGSQDALPVATAFTEYVHAYFKGRDADSCLVKVTGELTMSFPAGIVRVFSGGMAPPVLSFRLLNTGAIEQFLPNAELLYSDPSQSDPSTKDFWLNMAALTGHLQKQAEQSPAASYYNVALLKYQFSRLGPSSAPLRLCVRWDCSPGATRVSVDYGYNAGALALPVPLANVHVLLPLDEPVTNVRLQPAASWNLEEKRLLWKLLDVPGAPGQGGSGRLSASWEPLCGPSKPSPVAAQFSSEGSTLSGVEVELASAGYRMSLVKKRFATGIYLAGS